One part of the Algibacter sp. L1A34 genome encodes these proteins:
- a CDS encoding AAA family ATPase, whose amino-acid sequence MDENITPNNDNLDLGNQQQDFENTLSGNDAVPESNLDFKNRIDLSELQRGIALIKDEIGKVIVGQKGMIDMLIASILANGHSLIEGVPGVAKTISAKLLAKSLDVGFSRIQFTPDLMPSDILGTSIFDMKSSEFQFKKGPIFSNMILIDEINRAPAKTQAALFEVMEERQITIDGNKFIMDLPFIVLATQNPIEQEGTYRLPEAQLDRFLFKIDIDYPNLEEEIEIINREQALQGGSKTDKITAHLSKADISKFQVLVSQIIIESHLVKYIADIIVNTRSNPFLYLGASPRASIAILKASKAFAAMNGRDFVTPEDIKQAAIPVLQHRVIVTPEREMEGVTSKQIIKQIIEAVEIPR is encoded by the coding sequence ATGGACGAAAACATCACGCCAAACAATGATAATTTAGATTTAGGAAACCAACAGCAAGATTTTGAAAATACCCTTTCGGGGAATGATGCTGTACCCGAATCTAATTTGGATTTTAAAAACCGTATCGATTTAAGCGAATTGCAACGAGGTATTGCACTTATCAAGGACGAAATAGGTAAGGTTATTGTAGGGCAAAAAGGAATGATAGATATGCTTATTGCATCCATTCTTGCAAACGGACATTCTTTAATAGAAGGTGTACCTGGTGTTGCAAAAACTATTTCGGCTAAGTTGTTAGCTAAATCTTTAGATGTTGGCTTTAGTCGTATTCAATTTACACCAGATTTAATGCCAAGTGATATTTTAGGGACATCGATTTTCGATATGAAATCTTCGGAATTTCAATTTAAAAAAGGACCTATTTTCTCTAATATGATTTTAATAGATGAAATAAATCGTGCACCAGCAAAAACGCAAGCCGCTTTGTTCGAGGTGATGGAAGAACGTCAAATTACTATCGATGGAAATAAATTCATAATGGATTTACCATTCATTGTTTTAGCGACACAAAACCCTATAGAGCAGGAAGGGACTTACCGTTTACCCGAAGCACAGTTAGACCGCTTTCTTTTTAAAATCGATATCGATTATCCAAATTTAGAAGAAGAAATAGAAATTATAAACAGAGAGCAAGCCTTACAAGGTGGATCGAAGACCGATAAAATTACAGCCCATTTAAGTAAAGCTGATATTTCTAAATTTCAAGTTTTGGTTAGTCAAATTATAATCGAATCACATTTGGTAAAATACATAGCCGATATTATTGTGAATACACGAAGCAATCCGTTTTTATATTTAGGAGCTTCACCACGTGCATCAATTGCAATTTTAAAAGCCAGTAAAGCCTTTGCAGCCATGAACGGACGTGATTTTGTAACACCAGAAGATATTAAGCAAGCAGCTATTCCTGTGTTGCAACACCGTGTTATTGTAACTCCAGAACGCGAAATGGAAGGTGTAACATCGAAACAGATTATTAAACAAATTATAGAAGCTGTAGAGATTCCTAGGTAG
- a CDS encoding DUF58 domain-containing protein — protein sequence MKRIKPFYIQNRFFYACLAIMVLFVLSFLEPRLFNLVKLLLLGLFALTILDTILLFVAKKGIKGTRKLPEKFSNGDQNPIGISVENFYTFPVYIQIIDEIPIQFQVRDFKIDRKLDASSLTELEYELRPTERGEYQFGKLNIYVSSVFGLISRRFWFDDDVMIPTYPSFIQLRKYNLLAISNNLLQYGIKKVRKLGHTMEFEQIKDYVLGDDLRTINWKATAKKNQLMVNQFQDEKSQPVYSVIDKGRVMKMPFDGLTLLDYAINASLVISNVALKKQDKAGIFAFSKKVENRVVAERRTSQMNLILEALYNVNTDFYESDFGRLYADVKRNITQRSLVLLYTNFETLDGLHRQLPYLKGIAKSHLLVVIFFKNTELDGLISDKAETVQQAYDKVIAEKFAFEKRLIVNELKKYGIYSILTTPENLTIDTINKYLEIKARGLL from the coding sequence TTGAAACGTATTAAACCTTTTTACATACAAAATAGATTTTTCTACGCATGCTTAGCTATTATGGTTTTGTTTGTTTTAAGCTTTTTAGAGCCAAGATTGTTTAATTTGGTAAAGCTGTTATTGCTAGGGCTTTTTGCGCTAACTATTTTGGATACTATATTACTTTTTGTAGCTAAAAAGGGAATAAAAGGAACAAGGAAGTTGCCTGAGAAATTCTCGAATGGTGATCAAAATCCAATTGGTATTTCAGTTGAAAATTTCTATACATTTCCTGTTTATATTCAAATTATTGATGAAATCCCCATACAGTTTCAAGTTCGTGATTTTAAAATTGATAGAAAATTAGATGCTTCCAGCTTAACGGAATTGGAGTATGAACTGCGCCCAACAGAGCGTGGCGAATATCAATTCGGGAAACTTAATATTTATGTATCTTCTGTTTTTGGATTAATTTCTAGACGTTTTTGGTTTGATGATGATGTGATGATACCAACGTATCCTAGTTTTATTCAATTAAGAAAATATAACCTGCTTGCTATAAGTAATAATTTATTACAATATGGTATTAAAAAAGTTAGAAAACTTGGACATACCATGGAATTCGAACAAATTAAAGATTATGTTTTAGGAGATGATTTACGGACTATAAATTGGAAAGCGACAGCTAAGAAAAACCAATTAATGGTAAATCAATTTCAAGACGAAAAATCTCAACCCGTATATTCTGTAATAGATAAAGGGCGCGTTATGAAAATGCCATTCGATGGATTAACATTACTTGATTATGCCATAAATGCTTCGTTAGTAATATCGAATGTTGCTTTAAAAAAACAAGATAAAGCAGGGATTTTTGCGTTTTCTAAGAAAGTTGAAAATAGAGTAGTAGCAGAGCGCAGAACGTCGCAAATGAATTTGATTTTAGAAGCGCTTTATAATGTTAATACAGATTTTTATGAAAGTGATTTTGGCCGATTATATGCCGATGTAAAAAGAAATATAACACAACGAAGTCTTGTTTTATTATACACCAATTTTGAAACCTTAGATGGTTTACATCGCCAGTTGCCTTATTTAAAAGGGATTGCTAAAAGCCATTTATTGGTGGTTATTTTTTTTAAGAATACAGAATTGGATGGTTTAATTTCGGATAAGGCTGAAACTGTTCAGCAAGCTTATGATAAAGTGATTGCTGAAAAATTTGCTTTTGAAAAACGACTAATTGTTAATGAATTGAAGAAGTATGGTATTTATTCTATTCTAACAACTCCCGAAAACTTAACAATTGATACCATAAATAAGTATCTCGAAATAAAAGCAAGAGGTTTGCTTTAG
- the pepT gene encoding peptidase T, whose product MISKEHIIKRFVGYVTVDTESDPASETTPSTEKQWDLANKLAEELKQIGLQDVTIDENAYIMATLPSNVDHDVPTIGFISHFDTSPDFTGKDVKPQIIENYDGKDIVLNEEQNIILSPDYFEDLLQYKGQTLIATDGTTLLGADDKAGICEIVSAMEYLVNHPEIKHGKIRVGFTPDEEIGRGAHKFDVEKFGAEWAYTMDGSQIGELEYENFNAAGAVVKIKGKIVHPGYAKGKMINSMYIATEFINSLPRMETPEHTTGYQGFFHLHNMEGDVEETTLKYIIRDHNSNHFEARKEVMQKLTAELNSQYGNEVITTEIKDQYFNMREKIEPVMHIVDIAEKAMKALDIEPLIKAIRGGTDGSQLSYMGLPCPNIFAGGHNFHGRYEYVPVESIIKATEVICKIAEITAEKK is encoded by the coding sequence ATGATTTCAAAAGAACACATCATAAAACGCTTTGTAGGTTACGTAACTGTTGATACAGAATCTGATCCAGCATCGGAAACTACGCCAAGCACAGAAAAGCAATGGGATTTAGCTAACAAACTTGCCGAAGAACTTAAGCAAATTGGTTTACAAGATGTTACTATTGACGAGAACGCATATATCATGGCAACCTTGCCAAGTAATGTTGATCACGACGTGCCAACTATTGGGTTTATTTCTCATTTTGATACATCGCCAGATTTTACAGGAAAGGATGTAAAACCTCAAATTATTGAAAATTACGATGGAAAAGATATTGTTTTAAATGAAGAACAAAACATTATTCTTTCTCCCGATTATTTTGAAGATTTACTACAATACAAAGGGCAAACATTAATTGCTACAGACGGAACCACGCTTTTAGGCGCTGATGATAAAGCTGGAATTTGCGAAATTGTTTCGGCTATGGAATATTTAGTGAATCATCCAGAAATTAAACACGGAAAAATTCGCGTTGGTTTCACTCCAGATGAAGAAATAGGAAGAGGTGCTCATAAATTTGATGTTGAAAAATTTGGAGCCGAATGGGCATATACCATGGATGGTAGCCAGATTGGGGAATTAGAATATGAAAACTTTAATGCTGCTGGTGCCGTTGTAAAAATTAAGGGTAAAATTGTGCATCCAGGTTATGCTAAAGGCAAAATGATAAACTCTATGTACATTGCTACTGAATTCATCAATTCTTTGCCACGCATGGAAACTCCAGAACACACAACAGGTTACCAAGGTTTTTTCCATTTACATAATATGGAAGGTGATGTTGAAGAAACCACTTTAAAATATATAATTCGAGACCACAACAGCAATCATTTTGAAGCTAGAAAGGAAGTGATGCAAAAGTTAACCGCTGAATTAAATTCACAATACGGAAACGAAGTGATTACTACCGAAATTAAAGATCAGTATTTTAATATGCGTGAAAAAATTGAACCTGTAATGCATATTGTTGATATTGCCGAAAAAGCGATGAAAGCTTTAGATATAGAACCTCTAATTAAAGCTATTCGTGGAGGAACAGATGGCTCACAATTGAGCTATATGGGCTTACCTTGTCCGAATATTTTTGCTGGCGGACATAACTTTCACGGACGCTACGAGTATGTACCTGTTGAAAGTATTATTAAAGCGACTGAAGTAATTTGTAAAATTGCAGAGATTACAGCTGAGAAAAAATAA
- a CDS encoding quinone-dependent dihydroorotate dehydrogenase: MYKQLLRPIFFSFDPEKIHHFTFSLVKFTSKIPGFKSIYRSFYVLEDVKLERKLFGLTFKNPVGLAAGFDKNAVLYNELANFGFGFIEIGTVTPKEQEGNPKKRLFRLKDDQGIINRMGFNNKGLQAAIEQLKKNKGKLIIGGNIGKNTQTKPEDYTKDYLECFNALHPYVDYFVLNVSCPNVGSHAKLNDKDYLEELIGAVQNANATFETQKPILLKIAPDLNHAQLDEIIELVRDTKLDGVIASNTSMDRSGLKASKQRLESIGNGGLSGRPVKEKSTAVIKYLSEKSNKAFPIIGVGGVHSAKDALEKIDAGADLVQIYTGFIYEGPSLVKQINKAILNNRK; the protein is encoded by the coding sequence ATGTACAAACAATTACTACGCCCGATATTTTTTTCTTTCGATCCTGAAAAAATTCACCATTTCACCTTTTCATTAGTAAAATTCACTTCTAAAATCCCTGGTTTTAAATCTATATATAGAAGTTTTTATGTTTTAGAAGATGTTAAATTGGAACGAAAATTATTCGGATTAACTTTTAAAAACCCAGTAGGATTAGCGGCAGGTTTTGATAAAAATGCTGTTCTGTATAATGAATTAGCAAATTTTGGATTCGGTTTTATAGAAATAGGTACAGTAACTCCAAAAGAGCAAGAGGGAAACCCTAAAAAGCGTTTATTCCGTTTAAAGGATGATCAAGGAATTATTAACCGTATGGGTTTTAATAATAAAGGTTTACAGGCGGCTATTGAACAACTTAAAAAGAATAAAGGTAAATTAATTATTGGTGGTAATATTGGGAAAAATACCCAGACAAAACCAGAAGATTATACTAAAGATTACTTGGAATGTTTTAACGCATTGCATCCTTATGTGGATTATTTTGTGTTGAATGTGAGTTGCCCGAATGTAGGATCGCACGCTAAATTAAACGATAAAGATTATTTAGAAGAATTGATTGGGGCAGTACAAAATGCAAATGCAACTTTTGAAACTCAAAAACCTATCCTTTTAAAAATTGCTCCAGATTTAAATCATGCACAACTAGACGAAATTATAGAATTAGTTAGAGACACAAAGCTAGACGGTGTAATTGCAAGTAATACTTCAATGGATAGAAGTGGTTTAAAGGCTTCTAAGCAACGTTTAGAAAGTATTGGTAATGGAGGTTTAAGCGGTCGGCCGGTAAAGGAAAAAAGTACAGCGGTTATTAAATATTTATCTGAAAAGAGTAATAAAGCCTTTCCTATTATTGGTGTTGGAGGTGTGCATTCAGCTAAAGATGCATTAGAAAAAATCGATGCAGGAGCAGATTTGGTTCAAATTTATACAGGCTTTATTTATGAAGGTCCTAGTTTGGTGAAACAAATCAATAAGGCAATTCTTAATAATAGAAAGTAG
- a CDS encoding zinc-dependent metalloprotease produces MNYFKKHAEELEIAKKAFTQNRSTNSKGDVQSIQDIPIKIHVLRYSNGTGGLNTAELENTFENLNNIFKAININFSIYEDIDFIDDNDLMNFSKGDEKTLEIDHYTSGILNIYFAQYLTNASKSSICGYSENGDNKDIVVVKNNCSINDSTLIHEIGHIFSLVHTHGIDNSQLTTELVDGSNCDTDGDGICDTPADPGLSYQNVDSFCNYTGNATDANGDQFTPDTGNIMSYSLKACRTHFSAEQIIRMYTYFTLEINRFTQPGVIPEIVIEEEEFDKESLTAVKLFPNPVQNGNIYLSSNDIDTSISFRIINLQGQALANGYVQNNEINVNNLPAGSYILQLQNGSSNVTRRFIK; encoded by the coding sequence TTGAACTATTTTAAAAAACATGCTGAAGAATTAGAAATAGCTAAAAAAGCTTTTACTCAGAACCGATCTACAAATTCTAAAGGAGATGTTCAATCAATACAAGATATTCCAATAAAAATTCATGTTTTAAGATATTCTAATGGTACTGGTGGTCTTAACACCGCTGAGTTAGAAAACACATTTGAAAACTTAAATAATATTTTTAAAGCTATTAATATAAACTTCTCAATATATGAAGATATCGATTTTATTGACGATAACGATTTAATGAACTTTTCAAAAGGAGATGAAAAAACACTAGAAATCGACCATTATACTTCTGGTATTTTAAATATCTATTTTGCTCAATATTTAACAAACGCATCTAAATCTTCAATTTGTGGTTATAGTGAAAACGGCGACAATAAAGATATTGTTGTTGTAAAAAATAACTGTTCTATAAACGATTCTACTTTAATACACGAAATTGGGCATATCTTTTCTCTTGTGCACACGCATGGTATTGATAACTCGCAACTAACAACAGAATTAGTAGACGGCAGTAACTGCGATACTGATGGTGATGGTATTTGCGATACACCTGCAGATCCAGGATTATCTTATCAAAACGTTGATTCCTTTTGTAATTATACAGGAAATGCTACCGATGCAAATGGAGATCAATTCACTCCAGATACAGGTAACATTATGTCTTACTCTTTGAAAGCATGTAGAACTCATTTTTCTGCAGAACAAATTATTCGTATGTATACTTATTTTACATTAGAGATAAACAGATTTACCCAACCCGGAGTTATTCCTGAAATTGTTATAGAAGAAGAGGAATTTGATAAAGAAAGTTTAACGGCAGTAAAGCTTTTCCCTAATCCGGTGCAGAATGGTAATATTTATCTATCGTCTAATGATATAGATACATCAATAAGTTTTAGAATTATTAACCTTCAAGGCCAAGCCTTAGCAAATGGTTATGTTCAAAACAATGAAATTAATGTGAACAACTTACCGGCTGGAAGTTATATTTTACAACTCCAAAATGGAAGTTCTAACGTTACAAGAAGATTTATAAAATAG